From the Candidatus Peribacteria bacterium genome, one window contains:
- the mltG gene encoding endolytic transglycosylase MltG codes for MKKLIVPVVLLFVAFVAARGWYTHALSPVDASDVRTVFTVEKGASTATIANNLEEQNLIRSAFAFKMHVKLSGQAGELKAGSFVLTSSMSAEEVVQTLAGGKSTEEIITIPEGFTVEDIDAMLAEKEIIKAGDLQNCARTCDFSAFDFLPTSTKLAPRGGKIEGYLYPDTYYITAAEFDPKLFIERLLHTFRDRVIKDLAADIKASGRSLEQIVTVASLVEEETRTAAERPVVSGIIWKRLDERMVLGIDAAVRYVVDKPTSAITQTDLQTDSPYNLRKFAGLPPGPIANPSLSSIKAALHPQASPYYYYLHGSDGVIRYAVTNDEHNVNRAKYLQ; via the coding sequence ATGAAGAAACTGATTGTTCCCGTCGTCCTTCTTTTTGTCGCCTTTGTCGCAGCCCGTGGCTGGTATACACACGCACTCAGTCCTGTGGATGCAAGCGATGTGCGCACTGTCTTTACAGTGGAGAAAGGCGCATCCACCGCAACCATTGCCAACAATCTCGAGGAACAGAATCTCATTCGCTCCGCTTTTGCATTTAAAATGCACGTAAAACTGAGCGGACAGGCGGGGGAGTTGAAGGCGGGAAGTTTTGTCCTGACATCATCTATGTCTGCAGAAGAAGTGGTGCAGACACTTGCAGGCGGAAAATCAACCGAGGAAATCATCACAATTCCGGAAGGATTTACGGTCGAGGATATCGATGCCATGCTCGCAGAAAAGGAGATTATCAAAGCAGGGGACTTGCAGAACTGCGCCCGCACCTGTGATTTTTCCGCATTCGATTTCCTACCAACAAGTACAAAGCTGGCTCCACGCGGCGGAAAAATAGAGGGATATCTGTATCCGGATACGTATTACATCACGGCTGCAGAATTCGATCCAAAATTATTCATCGAGCGTCTGCTCCATACATTCCGTGACCGTGTGATCAAAGATCTTGCTGCAGACATCAAGGCATCCGGCCGGTCGCTTGAGCAGATTGTGACTGTCGCATCACTGGTAGAGGAAGAAACAAGAACCGCTGCTGAGCGTCCTGTCGTGTCGGGTATTATCTGGAAGCGTCTTGATGAACGCATGGTACTCGGGATTGATGCTGCAGTCCGGTACGTTGTCGATAAGCCGACCAGCGCAATCACACAGACAGATCTGCAGACAGATTCTCCGTACAACCTCCGCAAATTTGCAGGACTGCCTCCGGGGCCGATTGCAAACCCGAGTCTTTCAAGTATCAAAGCCGCTCTTCATCCACAAGCCAGTCCGTATTATTACTACCTGCACGGAAGCGATGGCGTCATCCGGTATGCTGTCACGAACGATGAGCACAACGTGAACCGGGCAAAGTATCTGCAATAA
- a CDS encoding LOG family protein, whose protein sequence is MHALPHSNSSGNEHYHRLKIGVMGSASGPQTLDASARAKARKVGEELGKRGHIFINGACPGLPNDALIGCKEAGGFSVGISPAFSEHQHVHEYMSPHDHDMIIYTGMGFMERDIINIRSADGVVIIGGGVGTLNELTIAYDEGRPIGILTNSGGISNAIPHIIEELCKRSIPPNMVFDDDPSLLLDKLETAIRAFPLPIREDDRVVEKKEGRG, encoded by the coding sequence ATGCACGCACTTCCTCATAGCAATAGCAGTGGAAACGAACACTATCACCGTTTGAAAATCGGTGTGATGGGTTCTGCCAGCGGTCCGCAGACTCTGGATGCATCTGCCCGTGCAAAGGCCCGCAAAGTCGGTGAGGAACTCGGAAAGCGCGGACATATTTTCATCAATGGTGCCTGTCCGGGTCTTCCGAATGATGCGCTGATCGGATGCAAGGAAGCCGGTGGTTTTTCTGTTGGAATCTCTCCTGCATTTTCCGAGCATCAGCATGTGCACGAATACATGTCGCCGCACGACCACGATATGATTATCTATACCGGCATGGGTTTCATGGAACGCGATATTATCAATATCCGTTCAGCAGACGGTGTGGTGATTATCGGTGGCGGTGTCGGCACACTCAATGAACTGACAATTGCGTACGACGAAGGACGCCCGATCGGCATTCTCACGAACTCCGGCGGTATCAGCAACGCTATTCCGCATATTATCGAAGAACTGTGCAAACGTTCGATTCCACCGAACATGGTCTTCGATGACGATCCATCTTTGCTTCTCGATAAGCTGGAAACCGCGATCCGCGCATTCCCGCTCCCGATCCGTGAAGATGACCGTGTGGTGGAAAAGAAGGAGGGACGTGGATAA
- a CDS encoding tetratricopeptide repeat protein has product MSRSQIIGTILGFFFVTFAIYGLSLGNNFVAWDDNYLIISNAIIKGFSWEHTVSAFTSFDPELYDPLIFLVYQFNYMIGGIDPFMYHFTNLVLHTLNALGVCVVLSMLTKKRWIGILGGLVFAVHPLNTEAVSWASALKDVLSTFFFLASLIVYLQYRKNGDRKWMLYAVSIILFLLGLLSKVMVLTLPAVLILMDLYENRQWSKRMIHEKIPYAVLSIIFGIVALLGKQDIVTQSTIVEKMLMAAKSTIFYVWSYLWPDRLSVLYPYSKPIILASPDFFVPVLLVTAMIGIMILTFKKARPISVGIAFYLITLFPTFFNFAKGNYFYVASDRYAYIPQIGLLLALFFVVDRLLERQTARYRQEYIYTGVGIILLILSVLAMRQSLVWKNTETLFLQTLKYHPDAQAARLNLGYVYRESKMYDKALEQFDIVLRREPDSALAFANMGLVYEKQGRIDDAISVYQQGISAKPRERDSYMSLGMLYERLEKLDEALALYIKVTEINPVYAPVYANMGSVYVQKNDLTAAQAAYEKAVSINPHYADAHFNLAYIHTKNGRLAEAAAEYETTLAIEGDTIETLQTLTGIYAEQNKVDDTVRTLQRILAIDPANTFATQLLQAIESQNR; this is encoded by the coding sequence ATGTCCCGCTCACAGATTATCGGCACCATTCTTGGATTCTTCTTTGTGACGTTCGCCATTTACGGACTGTCGCTCGGGAACAATTTTGTCGCATGGGATGACAATTATCTGATTATTTCCAATGCGATCATCAAGGGATTTTCGTGGGAACACACGGTTAGCGCGTTTACATCGTTTGATCCGGAACTCTACGATCCGTTGATTTTTCTGGTGTATCAGTTCAACTACATGATCGGTGGAATTGATCCGTTTATGTATCACTTCACAAATCTGGTCCTGCACACACTCAATGCACTTGGAGTGTGCGTGGTCCTCTCAATGCTGACAAAAAAGCGATGGATAGGCATCCTTGGCGGACTTGTATTTGCGGTGCATCCGCTCAATACAGAAGCAGTCTCGTGGGCGTCTGCACTCAAAGATGTTCTTTCCACGTTCTTCTTCCTGGCTTCTCTCATCGTGTATCTTCAGTACCGCAAAAATGGTGACAGGAAATGGATGCTCTATGCAGTGAGCATTATTCTCTTTCTTCTTGGTCTGCTTTCTAAAGTGATGGTGCTGACACTGCCGGCTGTACTGATTCTGATGGATCTGTATGAGAACCGACAATGGTCGAAGAGAATGATCCATGAGAAAATTCCATATGCAGTGCTCTCTATTATTTTCGGTATTGTCGCGCTTTTGGGGAAACAGGATATTGTCACGCAATCGACAATCGTGGAAAAAATGCTGATGGCTGCCAAAAGTACCATCTTCTATGTATGGAGCTATCTGTGGCCGGACCGGCTATCTGTTCTCTACCCGTATTCAAAGCCGATCATTCTTGCATCCCCGGATTTTTTTGTGCCGGTTCTTCTGGTGACAGCAATGATTGGAATCATGATTCTGACATTCAAAAAAGCCCGGCCAATCAGCGTCGGTATCGCCTTCTACCTCATCACCCTCTTCCCGACGTTCTTCAATTTTGCGAAGGGCAATTACTTTTATGTCGCGTCAGACCGCTATGCCTATATTCCACAGATCGGGCTGCTGCTGGCCCTCTTCTTTGTTGTTGATCGTCTTCTGGAGCGGCAGACAGCCAGATACAGACAAGAGTACATCTATACCGGCGTGGGCATCATTCTTCTTATTCTCAGCGTTCTTGCCATGCGCCAGTCGCTCGTCTGGAAGAATACGGAAACTCTCTTTCTGCAAACCCTGAAATACCATCCCGATGCACAGGCCGCTCGGCTGAACCTCGGATATGTGTACCGGGAATCAAAGATGTACGACAAAGCACTTGAGCAGTTCGACATTGTGCTGCGGCGCGAACCGGACAGCGCGCTTGCGTTTGCGAATATGGGACTGGTGTATGAAAAGCAGGGAAGAATCGACGATGCCATCAGCGTGTATCAGCAGGGAATCTCGGCCAAGCCACGTGAACGTGATTCCTACATGAGCCTCGGAATGCTCTACGAGCGTCTGGAAAAACTGGATGAGGCGCTGGCGCTTTATATAAAAGTGACAGAGATCAACCCCGTCTATGCTCCGGTCTACGCCAATATGGGTTCTGTCTATGTGCAGAAGAATGATCTGACGGCTGCACAGGCTGCATATGAAAAAGCGGTGAGCATCAATCCGCATTACGCTGACGCACATTTCAATCTTGCCTATATTCACACAAAAAACGGCAGACTGGCGGAGGCTGCTGCTGAGTATGAAACCACTCTCGCGATTGAAGGCGATACGATTGAGACACTTCAAACCCTGACAGGAATCTACGCTGAGCAGAATAAAGTGGATGACACTGTTCGCACGCTGCAGCGGATACTTGCGATTGATCCCGCAAATACGTTCGCCACGCAATTATTGCAGGCAATAGAATCACAGAACCGGTAA
- the der gene encoding ribosome biogenesis GTPase Der has protein sequence MARLPTVAIIGRPNTGKSTLFNRMVGRRRAIESDVAGTTRDHVVYKVEGEEMDYLLLDTGGIGGGSTDVDLEDDVATQSLIALSSADLILFTINSKEDLTASDAAVVEMLRKNKKSHVPVILVATKCDTPDVIEELLPQYYALGISEEVIGVSAVHRTGVTELEDAIVKYLKGMHFMKQPKEEIENTNPPRIALIGKPNVGKSSLINALMSDPQRALSSRIVSDIPGTTRDSSDTIVRHEDKDYIFVDTAGLRRKARVEEDLEYLSNVKSIQAMSDSDVTVLILDAMEVVSKQDKRIANLAITEGKGVIIVINKCDQMDKATRAEKELEVRAAFPFCRYAPLLFTSAVTRENLPKLFLLIDAVSRNRVRRIPTKELLRWYETAVHHIPARQLGKSKFVTQAEEVPPTFVIFVKDPRQVGVSQLRFLDNNIRETFSFEGTPIRWVTKEG, from the coding sequence ATGGCCCGCCTCCCTACTGTCGCAATCATCGGCCGCCCGAATACCGGAAAATCCACCCTGTTTAACCGCATGGTCGGACGCCGCCGTGCCATTGAAAGCGACGTTGCCGGAACCACGCGCGATCACGTCGTGTATAAGGTTGAAGGCGAGGAGATGGATTATCTGCTGCTCGACACAGGTGGAATTGGTGGTGGGTCGACTGATGTGGACCTGGAAGATGACGTGGCGACACAGTCACTCATCGCTCTGTCATCAGCAGACCTCATTCTCTTTACCATCAACAGCAAAGAAGACCTGACCGCGAGTGATGCTGCTGTGGTCGAAATGCTCCGCAAGAACAAGAAGTCGCACGTGCCGGTTATTCTCGTTGCCACAAAATGCGATACCCCGGATGTGATTGAAGAACTCCTGCCGCAGTACTACGCGCTGGGCATCAGTGAAGAAGTCATTGGCGTAAGCGCTGTACACCGGACAGGCGTGACGGAATTGGAAGATGCGATTGTGAAATATCTGAAAGGAATGCATTTCATGAAGCAGCCAAAAGAAGAAATAGAAAATACAAATCCTCCGCGTATTGCGCTCATCGGAAAGCCGAACGTCGGAAAGAGCTCTCTTATCAATGCTCTGATGTCCGATCCACAGCGCGCGCTGTCTTCCCGCATTGTGTCCGATATTCCGGGAACCACGCGCGATTCATCCGATACGATCGTCCGCCACGAGGACAAGGATTACATTTTTGTGGATACGGCAGGACTCCGCCGCAAAGCGCGTGTGGAAGAGGATCTTGAGTATCTGAGCAATGTCAAAAGTATCCAGGCCATGTCCGATAGTGATGTAACAGTCCTGATTCTGGATGCGATGGAAGTCGTGAGCAAGCAGGACAAGCGCATTGCAAATCTGGCGATTACTGAAGGAAAGGGTGTGATTATTGTGATCAACAAGTGTGACCAGATGGACAAAGCGACGCGTGCGGAAAAAGAACTGGAAGTCCGCGCCGCCTTCCCCTTCTGCCGCTATGCCCCGCTGCTCTTTACGTCGGCAGTCACACGCGAAAACCTGCCAAAACTCTTTTTGCTGATAGACGCTGTATCCAGAAACCGTGTCCGCCGTATTCCGACCAAAGAACTGCTGCGCTGGTACGAAACGGCAGTGCACCACATTCCGGCTCGCCAGCTTGGAAAGAGCAAGTTCGTGACGCAGGCAGAAGAAGTGCCACCGACGTTCGTGATTTTCGTGAAAGACCCGCGCCAGGTCGGCGTGTCGCAGTTGCGCTTCCTGGATAATAACATCCGTGAAACATTTTCTTTTGAAGGAACGCCCATCCGGTGGGTCACGAAGGAGGGGTGA
- the leuS gene encoding leucine--tRNA ligase: protein MYRDYIPSEVEAKWRKAWADAGVYETDLKNAKDPFYSLVMFPYPSGDKLHVGHWYNYAPADSFARYQRMLGKDVFSPMGFDAFGLPAENYAIKTGVKPAESIKKNVETMVEQLSKIGCMYDWKKMVNTTDPSYYKWTQWLFLQMHKHKLAYQKEGNVNWCPKDQTVLANEQVKDGCCERCGTEVIQKSLKQWFWNISKYSQKLLDGLETLDWPEKTKLMQQHWIGRSEGAEVQFAIEGFDDIIKVFTTRPDTLFGVTYVVLAPEHPLVEKITPKDQWGVVAVYREQAKKKTAMQVELEKTKTGVPTGAFALHPVTGEKLPIWIADYALMNYGTGAVMAVPAHDERDFAFATVYKLPMIQVVDGTMPDATALTGDGIAINSDFLNGLKTAEVKKKMIAWLEDNDKGRGLINYRLRDWLVSRQRYWGAPIPIVYDPEGNAHEIPEKHLPWLLPTDVEFLPTGKSPLYDSKEFRERTETIFGAGWTPEFDTMDTFVCSSFYYLRYLMEGNPDAFVDPTLEKKWMPVDMYIGGPEHATMHLIYARFVMMALKDFGFVSHDEPFQRLVHQGLITNQGAKMSKSKGNVVSPDSFVEYHGSDVFRMYLMFMGPFTDGGDWSDTGIKGIARFVQRAWKLLTEKSNADATDDSEMTTMLHKTIKAVTDGLEKMQFNTAIAALMECMNLIDKRDAIHLDTAQTIAKLLSPLAPHLAEELWSVLNQKPETRNEKQSFVINQKWPIFNPAFLQSDTMTIAVQVNGKLRGDVSVSSSASKEEILAAAKEIENVKKYLDGAIKKEIYVAGKLVSFVL, encoded by the coding sequence ATGTACAGAGACTATATTCCATCGGAGGTTGAAGCGAAGTGGCGCAAAGCCTGGGCGGATGCCGGGGTGTATGAAACAGATCTGAAAAATGCGAAAGATCCGTTTTACTCTCTGGTGATGTTCCCGTATCCGAGTGGAGACAAGCTCCACGTGGGTCACTGGTACAACTATGCTCCTGCCGATAGCTTTGCGCGTTACCAGCGCATGCTCGGAAAAGATGTCTTCAGTCCAATGGGATTTGATGCATTCGGATTGCCTGCAGAGAACTATGCGATCAAAACCGGCGTGAAGCCTGCAGAGTCCATCAAGAAAAATGTGGAGACAATGGTGGAGCAGCTCTCGAAAATCGGTTGCATGTACGACTGGAAGAAAATGGTGAACACGACAGACCCGTCGTATTACAAATGGACACAGTGGCTGTTTTTGCAGATGCATAAGCACAAGCTCGCGTATCAGAAAGAGGGGAATGTGAACTGGTGCCCGAAAGACCAGACCGTACTTGCCAATGAACAGGTGAAGGATGGATGTTGCGAACGGTGTGGCACAGAAGTGATTCAAAAGTCATTAAAGCAGTGGTTCTGGAACATTTCCAAGTATTCACAGAAATTGCTCGATGGACTCGAGACACTCGATTGGCCGGAAAAAACCAAACTGATGCAGCAACACTGGATCGGACGCAGTGAAGGGGCGGAGGTGCAGTTTGCGATTGAAGGATTCGACGACATCATCAAAGTATTTACCACACGCCCTGATACGTTGTTTGGAGTGACATACGTCGTCCTTGCGCCGGAGCATCCACTCGTCGAAAAAATCACACCGAAGGATCAGTGGGGAGTGGTTGCGGTGTACCGTGAACAAGCGAAGAAGAAAACCGCGATGCAAGTGGAGCTGGAGAAAACGAAAACAGGCGTGCCGACCGGTGCGTTTGCATTGCACCCGGTGACTGGTGAAAAACTGCCGATCTGGATTGCGGATTATGCACTGATGAATTATGGAACAGGAGCGGTGATGGCGGTGCCTGCGCACGATGAACGAGACTTTGCATTCGCCACTGTCTACAAACTCCCGATGATACAAGTTGTCGATGGGACTATGCCCGATGCAACTGCCCTGACCGGTGATGGTATTGCTATCAATTCCGATTTCCTCAACGGTCTCAAAACGGCGGAAGTAAAAAAGAAGATGATTGCGTGGCTGGAGGATAATGATAAAGGCCGCGGACTTATTAACTACAGATTGAGAGACTGGCTCGTGTCCCGTCAGCGTTACTGGGGTGCCCCGATTCCGATTGTGTACGATCCGGAAGGCAATGCACACGAAATTCCTGAGAAGCATCTGCCGTGGCTTCTGCCGACCGATGTTGAATTCCTACCGACGGGAAAATCTCCTCTCTACGATTCCAAAGAATTCCGCGAGCGCACAGAAACAATTTTTGGTGCAGGCTGGACGCCCGAGTTCGATACCATGGACACTTTCGTCTGCAGCAGTTTTTACTATCTGCGTTACCTGATGGAAGGAAATCCGGATGCGTTTGTTGATCCTACACTCGAAAAGAAATGGATGCCGGTCGACATGTATATCGGCGGTCCGGAGCACGCGACCATGCACCTCATTTATGCACGCTTCGTCATGATGGCACTGAAGGATTTCGGTTTCGTTTCCCACGATGAACCGTTCCAGCGCCTGGTGCATCAGGGGCTTATTACCAATCAGGGTGCCAAAATGAGTAAGAGCAAAGGCAACGTCGTCAGCCCGGATTCGTTTGTGGAATACCACGGCAGCGATGTCTTCCGCATGTATCTGATGTTTATGGGGCCGTTTACAGACGGCGGTGACTGGAGCGATACCGGTATAAAAGGAATCGCACGTTTCGTGCAGCGCGCGTGGAAACTGCTCACAGAGAAATCAAATGCAGATGCGACTGACGATTCTGAAATGACGACCATGCTGCATAAAACGATCAAGGCAGTCACAGACGGATTGGAAAAAATGCAGTTCAACACAGCAATTGCAGCGCTTATGGAGTGCATGAATCTCATCGATAAGCGCGATGCGATACATCTCGATACAGCTCAAACTATTGCAAAATTACTGTCGCCGCTTGCGCCACATCTCGCAGAAGAGCTTTGGTCTGTGTTAAACCAGAAACCAGAAACCAGAAACGAAAAACAATCCTTCGTTATCAATCAGAAGTGGCCCATCTTCAACCCTGCATTCCTGCAATCAGACACGATGACGATAGCAGTCCAGGTAAATGGAAAACTGCGTGGTGATGTATCCGTCTCATCAAGTGCGTCCAAAGAAGAGATTCTTGCGGCTGCGAAAGAAATTGAGAATGTAAAGAAATATCTGGACGGAGCAATCAAGAAAGAGATTTATGTGGCAGGAAAGCTGGTCAGCTTTGTGTTGTAA
- a CDS encoding NOL1/NOP2/sun family putative RNA methylase, with protein sequence MDQKKESTGFPVFNRYGPFTDLQALNDFSARPLRKSVRVNTLKISVEEFLAYGKKKGWQLTPVPWCNEAFFIDRENREEALGRDELHLLGGFYMQESASMLPAELLQAEPGESVLDMSAAPGSKTTEIGAKMQGRGVILANDIQEKRLWTLKNAIHRSGVINVIVTKKVGQWFAKHMTERFDRVLCDAPCTAQGTVRKDSDALRYCSIESIEKMSRLQYQLLESAIHATKVGGRIVYSTCTLTPEENEGVILQMLERFPDQLDVVDPRTLNIAPDGYWDQAINDSIVVQKTLIADDRLPVPLIRLWPHTYDTEGFFSAVLRKTAPTKNVEPMDRVKFQEVELPRSRKNEIINMMNEHYGTGFVGDDERIFERGEMLLLSNEDVAHFPLPLQDYSLGIPFGKRLKDGRVLLDHEVATLRGHLATKHVFDVTDDELEKLLEAQDISCPEELHGHVIIRHNGKAIGIGLAKEGHLKNNLPRAMVKYS encoded by the coding sequence ATGGATCAGAAGAAAGAATCCACTGGCTTTCCTGTTTTCAACCGCTATGGCCCTTTTACAGATCTCCAGGCTCTGAATGATTTCAGTGCCCGGCCGCTGCGTAAATCCGTGCGTGTAAATACGCTGAAGATCAGTGTGGAAGAGTTTCTTGCGTATGGAAAAAAGAAAGGATGGCAACTGACGCCGGTGCCGTGGTGCAACGAAGCCTTTTTTATTGATCGTGAAAATCGTGAAGAAGCTCTTGGTCGCGATGAGCTCCATTTGCTTGGTGGATTTTACATGCAGGAATCCGCATCAATGTTGCCTGCGGAACTTTTGCAGGCTGAGCCTGGTGAATCAGTCCTCGATATGAGTGCGGCGCCCGGCAGCAAGACAACGGAGATCGGTGCAAAGATGCAGGGAAGGGGAGTGATCCTTGCAAATGATATTCAGGAAAAGAGACTCTGGACTCTGAAAAATGCGATTCACCGTTCGGGCGTCATTAATGTGATTGTCACCAAAAAAGTCGGTCAGTGGTTTGCAAAACACATGACGGAACGATTCGATCGCGTGCTTTGTGACGCACCATGTACTGCGCAGGGAACAGTCCGCAAAGATTCCGATGCGCTGCGCTATTGTTCGATCGAAAGTATCGAGAAAATGTCGAGACTGCAGTATCAGCTTCTGGAATCCGCCATTCATGCAACCAAAGTCGGCGGACGGATAGTCTACTCCACCTGCACGCTCACACCGGAAGAAAACGAAGGCGTCATTTTGCAGATGCTGGAGCGCTTTCCGGATCAGCTGGACGTTGTCGATCCTCGCACATTGAATATTGCACCAGACGGATACTGGGACCAGGCAATCAACGATTCGATTGTTGTTCAGAAAACACTGATCGCAGATGATCGTCTGCCAGTTCCGCTCATTCGTCTCTGGCCTCATACCTATGACACCGAGGGATTCTTTTCTGCAGTCCTCCGTAAAACAGCGCCGACCAAAAACGTGGAACCGATGGATCGTGTGAAATTTCAGGAAGTGGAATTGCCAAGATCCCGCAAAAACGAAATCATCAACATGATGAACGAACACTATGGAACAGGATTTGTCGGAGACGATGAGCGTATTTTTGAGCGTGGCGAAATGCTGCTTCTCTCGAATGAAGACGTCGCGCACTTCCCTTTGCCGCTCCAGGATTACTCACTGGGCATTCCTTTTGGCAAGCGCCTCAAAGATGGACGTGTCTTACTCGATCACGAAGTCGCGACCCTGCGCGGACATCTCGCAACAAAGCATGTATTCGATGTAACGGATGACGAACTGGAAAAGCTTCTGGAAGCTCAGGACATCTCGTGTCCGGAGGAACTGCATGGACATGTCATTATTCGGCATAACGGAAAGGCGATTGGCATCGGACTCGCGAAAGAAGGGCATTTGAAGAATAACCTGCCGCGGGCGATGGTGAAGTACTCTTGA
- the dnaG gene encoding DNA primase: MDSVSEIKARLPIDELVRQYCTLTKKGRNFVALCPFHHDTRPSFLISPDKGICYCFPCQKGGDIFSFYQQIEGVDFRQALKDLAEKTGVTLPDRPEENIVNKDEKERLRDCLTAAVDFYAKQLASSASTKEYLAKRGVTQEEISTFGLGFAPDSFDATYQYLLKAGFSRKEIQTAGLAIQKDMNDEKIYDRFRNRLMFPIHDNQGRIAGFGGRTLGNDDAKYLNSSDSPLYHKSSVLYGFHHAAKAMRENKRVILVEGYFDVLACHRVGIHEVVATCGTAMTEDHARLLKRSVDRVVLCLDQDKAGRDAAERAFIIAAKEGLQIEGIVLPDKDPADAVLTSPDGLKELLTSGAKPFLDVVLSAISKADLTSPAVRHAALEKLMPLFNAVMSSTERAFMIKTSALALGTTETSLLDDLRTFSSKNAAPKPANTEHPSTVTLFTSLELALGLFLMYPAHITLMEELIAPGDGFALALFTALKKNADAKAPITLDTLDMDDETRHQAGILMLYCEENDFHEWNEAVAIREIRRNCKHANREYIREKQQEITKKLLEARKAANAAEEKELTATYMELLKLSKTAV, translated from the coding sequence ATGGACTCCGTTTCAGAGATCAAAGCCCGGCTGCCGATAGACGAATTGGTGCGGCAATATTGCACGCTCACCAAAAAAGGCCGCAACTTTGTCGCACTCTGCCCGTTTCACCACGACACGCGCCCGAGCTTCCTCATTTCTCCGGACAAAGGCATCTGTTACTGCTTCCCGTGCCAGAAAGGCGGCGATATTTTCAGTTTCTATCAGCAGATAGAAGGAGTGGATTTTCGCCAGGCTCTCAAAGACCTCGCGGAAAAAACAGGAGTGACCCTTCCGGACCGTCCGGAGGAAAATATAGTGAATAAAGATGAAAAGGAGCGGCTGCGTGATTGTCTGACTGCTGCGGTCGATTTCTATGCAAAGCAACTCGCGTCATCTGCATCGACAAAAGAATATCTCGCAAAGCGCGGCGTCACGCAGGAGGAAATTAGTACATTCGGCCTCGGTTTTGCGCCCGATTCTTTTGATGCAACGTATCAGTATCTGTTGAAAGCAGGATTCAGCCGCAAAGAAATCCAGACTGCGGGCCTCGCGATTCAGAAAGACATGAATGACGAAAAAATCTACGATCGTTTCCGGAATCGTCTGATGTTCCCCATTCACGATAACCAGGGGCGCATTGCAGGATTTGGCGGACGCACCCTCGGGAATGATGATGCGAAATACCTGAACTCATCGGATTCGCCGCTCTATCATAAATCATCCGTGCTCTATGGATTCCACCATGCTGCAAAAGCGATGCGCGAAAACAAGCGCGTTATTCTGGTCGAAGGATATTTCGATGTCCTTGCCTGTCACCGCGTCGGCATTCATGAAGTCGTTGCAACCTGTGGGACCGCGATGACCGAAGATCATGCGCGGCTGCTCAAGCGATCTGTTGATCGCGTGGTGCTCTGTCTGGATCAGGACAAAGCGGGGCGCGATGCCGCGGAGCGTGCATTTATTATTGCTGCCAAAGAGGGCCTGCAGATTGAAGGGATTGTTCTGCCTGACAAAGATCCTGCAGACGCAGTCCTTACCTCTCCCGATGGACTGAAAGAATTGCTGACGAGTGGTGCGAAACCGTTTCTTGATGTCGTCCTTTCGGCAATCAGCAAGGCGGATCTTACCTCGCCAGCTGTCCGCCATGCTGCGCTTGAAAAACTGATGCCGCTCTTCAATGCCGTGATGTCATCCACAGAACGCGCATTTATGATCAAAACCAGCGCACTTGCACTCGGGACCACGGAAACATCGTTGCTGGATGATCTGCGGACATTCTCCTCAAAGAATGCTGCTCCGAAACCAGCAAACACCGAACACCCGTCGACGGTCACACTGTTTACGTCGCTCGAACTCGCACTGGGGCTTTTCCTCATGTACCCCGCACACATCACGCTGATGGAAGAATTGATCGCCCCGGGAGACGGTTTTGCTCTTGCCCTCTTTACCGCACTCAAAAAAAACGCTGATGCGAAGGCGCCCATCACGCTGGATACGCTCGACATGGACGACGAAACGCGGCATCAGGCAGGCATCCTCATGCTCTATTGTGAGGAAAACGATTTTCATGAATGGAATGAGGCGGTCGCCATCCGCGAAATCCGCCGTAACTGCAAACATGCGAACCGCGAGTATATCCGCGAGAAACAGCAGGAGATCACCAAAAAACTGCTTGAAGCAAGAAAGGCGGCCAATGCGGCGGAGGAAAAAGAGCTGACGGCAACCTATATGGAACTCCTCAAGCTTTCAAAAACAGCAGTCTAA